The genomic window gaaaaacaataatcaataaATTCATTTGTCAATTTGGGAAAAAAAGAACTTATAAATTGATCCACAACCATCAAATCATATCTATACTACTATTGGAATGTAGATTTATCTCTAAATGGACTGCATACCAGCAAACCAGGACCAGAGAGTTCAGCACTCTTGCGAATAAGTGTGCGAAGTGATGTTCCATGTTTCAAAGTACTGCCCTTAATTCAAAGAACAAATACTGAATCAGTATTTCAATCAATCACTGGCACAATACTNNNNNNNNNNNNNNNNNNNNNNNNNNNNNNNNNNNNNNNNNNNNNNNNNNNNNNNNNNNNNNNNNNNNNNNNNNNNNNNNNNNNNNNNNNNNNNNNNNNNNNNNNNNNNNNNNNNNNNNNNNNNNNNNNNNNNNNNNNNNNNNNNNNNNNNNNNNNNNNNNNNNNNNNNNNNNNNNNNNNNNNNNNNNNNNNNNNNNNNNNNNNNNNNNNNNNNNNNNNNNNNNNNNNNNNNNNNNNNNNNNNNNNNNNNNNNNNNNNNNNNNNNNNNNNNNNNNNNNNNNNNNNNNNNNNNNNNNNNNNNNNNNNNNNNNNNNNNNNNNNNNNNNNNNNNNNNNNNNNNNNNNNNNNNNNNNNNNNNNNNNNNNNNNNNNNNNNNNNNNNNNNNNNNNNNNNNNNNNNNNNNNNNNNNNNNNNNNNNNNNNNNNNNNNNNNNNNNNNNNNNNNNNNNNNNNNNNNNNNNNNNNNNNNNNNNNNNNNNNNNNNNNNNNNNNNNNNNNNNNNNNNNNNNNNNNNNNNNNNNNNNNNNNNNNNNNNNNNNNNNNNNNNNNNNNNNNNNNNNNNNNNNNNNNNNNNNNNNNNNNNNNNNNNNNNNNNNNNNNNNNNNNNNNNNNNNNNNNNNNNNNNNNNNNNNNNNNNNAAACTAAGACCCAGTGACATCCTTTTACAATGTTAGGTATGCATGATTCAAAAAATTCATACAAATCATAAGAAATAAAAGTCGAGTCCTCGGTAAGTTTGAGTGGATGCTCTTTTGATGCGATTGGTGTTTGCTGCTCCTTTGCTTCTGCAAAATCTTCAGAACTGCTACTGCTCCTTCTAGAGGTAGGATCTTCATCAGTTTCATCTTTCACTAGATCTGGGGTATTAAGTGCATTACAATCAGCATATTCATCCATTGGAATATCCTGATATCTAAAATTTTCTTGATCATATCTAGCAGAAATTGATTGAACGTGGTTAAGATCATCTTGGTGGTTGCTTGTCGTGGATCCACCAAAGCGAAATGAAGGGATAACATGAGAAAAATATGATGACCAAGATTTATCCTCTTTATCATATGTGCTAGCCTATACAAATAAAAATCCACTTGTGAGAAGGCAAACAAAAAAGGGAGGGGAAAAAACAGAGTTAAGGTGATCTTTTTCCACTTGTAAGATGCAGAATTAATTAGCACAAGGTTCATATCATGCAAGGACCACATACAGAATTCTTTTAAACTTAGATTTTTATCATTTAGATATAAAATGAGATGCAATTCCCTTTTAAGTCctgtaaaaaaaatagaaaaaggtcTAATATGCATAAAGTCGTTTTGATAAGCTGAGTATAGTTGTTCCACAGTTCATATTTCCTAGGGTAGTAACGCACTAATACATTCATCAATTGATAAGCTGAGAATAGTTGTTCCACAGTTCACATGGTAGTAACGCACTAATACATCACAAATGATAAAgcattcaaaataaaattaatcataacaacaacaacaacaacaaaaaagaaGCAGCTATAGTAGGTAAACTCAACCGAAGACTGTAAGGGTTAAAATACATAACAAACTTGTACTTCTACTATCATTGTATAACTACTCCTAAATGGATCCCATACTTGATACCAGTACCAAATATGTTCCTGAAAAACCAATACTTGCTGGGTACATAATGGTAACATACTCAACAAATTTGTTTTCCAAATTTTGCTATTTAATATTTTTGGTACATCTTAATTCTAATAGTAATAATCCCATGTCTCTTAACCACAAGTTAGTACTTAGAAGACATCAAGGCTTCAAGGGGGTGATAAAGGCTAACTATTTTATTTACCATTATTATTCTTATCATTCTTTGCTAATGAACATAGCAAACATCATAGAAATCCAGTTCTTAATGTGAATGCAAAAAGAACCATGGAGAAAGTATCAGAGCTATTCTTCTTTTACCTAGTTTTCTTTGGTACATTTAACAAACAGTACAAACGCATAACCAAAAACAACTCAATCCAACCACCAGATTCAGAATCTTTTTGCAGAGAGCAGATCTGACTTTAAGGCGAAACCTCGTCAAAGCTCAAACGAACGGATACAGTAACAGATTAACAATGCcgataaaatacaaaaataaaaataaaaaataataacttgNNNNNNNNNNNNNNNNNNNNNNNNNNNNNNNNNNNNNNNNNNNNNNNNNNNNNNNNNNNNNNNNNNNNNNttttttatttatttatcatgtaaaaatatcttttttttaaaacagatcttttaaaaaaatataaattataatttctcAACTAAGTCAAGATGCATATTCCTTTCTTTGAATGGTTCCATGTTTATAGCATAAAAAACAATATAGACTACCCTTTTAAAGCAGATAGTAGTACATCTCATTCTGTAAACATTATTTACACCTGAAAAATTCAAGAGGGGGAATTAATTAAGTCAGAATTTTTTCCAACAGGAAAGTTCATCCTTACAAATAACTTGGATACTAAACAAACTCTCGTCATGGCCTCACCCTTCAAAACCAAAAATTTAGATGAACCCATT from Arachis ipaensis cultivar K30076 chromosome B09, Araip1.1, whole genome shotgun sequence includes these protein-coding regions:
- the LOC107619310 gene encoding oxidation resistance protein 1 isoform X2, with the protein product MDEYADCNALNTPDLVKDETDEDPTSRRSSSSSEDFAEAKEQQTPIASKEHPLKLTEDSTFISYDLYEFFESCIPNIVKGCHWVLVCSTLKHGTSLRTLIRKSAELSGPGLLIVGDRQGAVFGGLLDCPLKPTAKRKYQGTNQTFVFTTIYGEPRLFRPTGANRYYYMCLNDLLALGGGGNYALCLHEDL